One genomic region from Cyanobium usitatum str. Tous encodes:
- the ureC gene encoding urease subunit alpha produces MPYRISRRAYAETYGPTTGDRLRLADTELFLEVEKDFTVYGDEVKFGGGKVIRDGMGQSQTPRAEGAVDTVITNALILDWWGIVKADIGLRDGRICAIGKAGNPDTQAGVTIVVGPGTEAIAGEGHILTAGSIDTHIHFICPQQIETALASGVTTLLGGGTGPATGTNATTCTPGAFHLARMLQAAEGLPVNLGFYGKGNASTPEAIEEQVRAGACGLKLHEDWGTTPAAIDCCLTVADRFDVQVCIHSDTLNEAGFVEDTIRAIGGRTIHTFHTEGAGGGHAPDIIKICGETNVLPSSTNPTRPYTRNTLEEHLDMLMVCHHLDPRIPEDVAFAESRIRRETIAAEDILHDLGAFSIIASDSQAMGRVGEVITRTFQTAHKMKVQRGALPEDAASSGGRNDNTRLKRYIAKTTINPAIAHGLDSQIGSVEVGKLADLVLWKPGFFGVKPELVIKGGSIVWAQMGDANASIPTPGPVHGRPMFAAFGAALAPSCLTFMSQAALDADLPRQLGLKRPCVPVTNTRGDIGKASMKNNTALPNVEVDPQTYEVFADGVLLSCEPADVLPMAQRYFLL; encoded by the coding sequence ATGCCATACCGCATCTCCCGCCGCGCCTACGCCGAGACCTACGGCCCCACCACCGGCGATCGGCTGCGGCTAGCCGACACCGAGCTATTTCTGGAGGTGGAAAAGGATTTCACCGTCTACGGCGATGAGGTGAAATTTGGCGGCGGCAAGGTGATCCGCGACGGCATGGGCCAGAGCCAGACTCCCCGCGCTGAAGGCGCCGTAGACACAGTCATAACCAACGCCCTGATCCTGGATTGGTGGGGGATCGTCAAGGCCGACATCGGCCTGCGCGACGGCCGCATCTGCGCCATCGGCAAAGCGGGCAACCCCGACACCCAAGCGGGCGTGACGATCGTGGTGGGCCCGGGCACCGAAGCGATCGCCGGCGAGGGGCACATCCTTACGGCCGGCTCGATCGACACCCACATCCACTTCATCTGCCCGCAGCAGATTGAAACGGCCCTGGCCAGCGGTGTAACCACCCTGCTGGGGGGCGGCACCGGCCCGGCCACCGGCACCAACGCCACCACCTGCACCCCGGGCGCCTTTCACCTAGCCCGCATGTTGCAGGCCGCCGAGGGCCTGCCGGTGAATCTGGGCTTCTACGGCAAGGGCAACGCCTCCACCCCCGAAGCGATCGAGGAGCAGGTGCGCGCCGGCGCCTGCGGCCTCAAGCTGCACGAAGACTGGGGCACCACCCCAGCCGCGATCGACTGCTGCCTGACGGTGGCCGACCGCTTCGACGTGCAGGTGTGCATCCACTCCGACACCCTCAACGAAGCCGGCTTTGTGGAAGACACGATCCGCGCCATCGGCGGCCGCACCATCCACACCTTTCACACCGAAGGGGCCGGCGGCGGTCACGCCCCCGACATCATCAAAATCTGCGGCGAAACCAACGTGCTTCCCAGCAGCACCAATCCCACCCGCCCTTACACCCGCAACACGCTCGAGGAGCACCTCGACATGTTGATGGTGTGCCACCACCTGGATCCACGCATCCCGGAGGATGTGGCCTTCGCCGAATCGCGCATCCGCCGCGAAACTATCGCCGCCGAAGACATCCTCCACGACCTGGGCGCCTTCTCAATCATCGCCAGCGACTCCCAGGCCATGGGCCGGGTGGGGGAGGTGATCACCCGAACCTTCCAGACCGCCCACAAGATGAAGGTGCAGCGCGGCGCCTTGCCCGAAGATGCCGCTTCAAGTGGAGGCCGCAACGACAACACCCGCTTAAAGCGTTACATCGCCAAAACCACGATCAACCCGGCCATCGCCCACGGGCTCGATTCCCAGATCGGTTCGGTGGAGGTAGGCAAGCTTGCCGATCTGGTGCTTTGGAAGCCGGGCTTTTTCGGGGTGAAACCGGAATTGGTGATCAAGGGCGGCTCAATCGTGTGGGCCCAGATGGGCGATGCCAACGCCTCGATTCCCACCCCCGGACCGGTGCACGGCCGGCCGATGTTTGCCGCTTTTGGGGCCGCCCTGGCCCCCAGCTGCCTCACTTTCATGAGCCAGGCAGCCCTCGATGCCGACCTACCCCGCCAGCTGGGCCTGAAACGCCCCTGCGTGCCCGTGACCAACACCCGCGGCGACATCGGCAAGGCCTCAATGAAAAACAACACGGCCCTGCCCAATGTTGAGGTTGACCCCCAGACCTATGAGGTGTTCGCCGATGGGGTGCTGCTCAGCTGCGAACCAGCCGATGTGCTGCCAATGGCCCAGCGCTACTTCTTGCTCTAA
- a CDS encoding urease subunit gamma, whose product MHLTPQEKDKLLIVTAALLAERRLNRGLKLNHPEAVAWLSFQVIEGARDGKTVAALMAEGSTWLSREQVMEGIPELVSEVQIEAMFPDGTKLVTLHDPIR is encoded by the coding sequence ATGCACCTAACCCCCCAGGAAAAGGACAAGCTGCTGATCGTCACCGCCGCCCTGCTGGCGGAGCGGCGGCTCAACCGCGGCCTCAAGCTGAATCACCCCGAGGCCGTTGCCTGGCTCAGCTTCCAGGTGATCGAGGGCGCCCGGGACGGCAAGACCGTTGCCGCCCTGATGGCCGAGGGCAGCACCTGGCTGAGCCGTGAACAGGTGATGGAGGGGATTCCTGAGCTGGTAAGCGAAGTGCAGATCGAAGCGATGTTTCCCGACGGCACCAAGCTCGTGACCCTGCACGACCCGATCCGCTGA
- a CDS encoding circularly permuted type 2 ATP-grasp protein yields the protein MFTKYRPNRGYDEYFSAPDQPRSTLQPLLSSLGQLGLDELNRNHAAAGVLLRRLGATFRLNGTGSQGGERILPFDPLPRLIGSADWQRLEAGLFQRLEAIDLFLADVYGAQKILNDGMIPREDVESSQGWRPQLQGFQPPLGRWCHISGLDLVRDGQGTWRVLEDNLRCPSGVAYFLENRRVMKRMFPSLFAGRTVQPIDDYPSHLLQTLRELAPWTDTPKVVLLTPGVFNSAYFEHSYLAQQMGIQLVEGRDLICQDDRVWMRSTAGPEPVDVIYRRIDDDFLDPAVFRSDSMLGVRGLMAAYRAGRVAIANAPGTGVADDKLIYAYLPEMIRYYLGEDPIIENVPTYLCAREDDRAYVLAHLSELVVKAVAEAGGYGMLIGPHASSEEIAEFAVKIQADPRNYVAQPTLELSTVPSLSEGELFPCHVDLRPYVLRGKGAWVSPGGLTRVALRRGSLVVNSSQGGGCKDTWIVSEQPC from the coding sequence ATGTTTACGAAATACAGACCAAATCGGGGCTACGACGAATACTTCAGTGCGCCGGATCAGCCCCGCAGCACCCTGCAGCCCCTGCTCTCCTCCCTGGGCCAGCTGGGCCTCGATGAACTGAACCGCAATCACGCGGCCGCTGGGGTGTTGCTGCGGCGGCTTGGGGCCACCTTTCGCCTCAATGGCACGGGCAGCCAGGGGGGTGAGCGCATCCTGCCCTTCGACCCCCTGCCGCGGCTGATCGGTAGCGCGGACTGGCAACGCCTCGAGGCCGGCCTGTTCCAGCGGCTAGAGGCGATCGACCTGTTTCTGGCCGATGTCTATGGGGCCCAAAAAATCCTGAACGACGGGATGATCCCCCGGGAAGACGTGGAGAGCTCCCAGGGCTGGCGGCCCCAACTGCAGGGCTTCCAGCCGCCCCTGGGCCGCTGGTGCCACATCTCCGGCCTGGATCTAGTGCGCGACGGCCAGGGCACCTGGCGGGTGCTGGAAGACAACCTGCGCTGTCCCTCCGGCGTGGCCTACTTCCTGGAAAACCGCCGGGTGATGAAGCGGATGTTCCCGAGCCTGTTTGCCGGCCGCACCGTGCAACCGATCGACGATTACCCCTCCCACCTGCTGCAAACCCTGCGGGAGCTGGCCCCCTGGACCGACACCCCCAAGGTGGTCCTGCTCACCCCCGGGGTGTTCAACAGCGCCTACTTCGAGCACAGCTACCTGGCCCAGCAGATGGGCATCCAGCTGGTGGAGGGCCGCGACCTGATCTGCCAAGACGACCGGGTGTGGATGCGCAGCACGGCCGGACCCGAACCGGTGGATGTGATCTACCGGCGCATCGACGACGACTTCCTCGACCCGGCCGTATTCCGCAGCGATTCGATGCTGGGGGTGCGGGGCCTGATGGCCGCTTACCGGGCCGGCCGGGTGGCAATCGCCAACGCCCCAGGCACCGGCGTAGCCGACGACAAGCTGATCTACGCCTACCTGCCGGAGATGATCCGCTACTACCTCGGCGAAGATCCGATCATCGAAAACGTGCCCACCTACCTCTGCGCCAGGGAGGACGACCGGGCCTACGTGCTGGCCCACCTCAGTGAGCTGGTGGTGAAAGCGGTGGCCGAGGCCGGTGGCTACGGCATGCTCATCGGCCCCCACGCCAGTAGCGAGGAGATCGCCGAGTTTGCCGTCAAGATCCAAGCCGATCCCCGCAACTACGTAGCCCAGCCCACCCTCGAGCTCTCCACCGTGCCCTCGCTGAGCGAGGGCGAACTGTTCCCCTGCCACGTGGATCTACGGCCCTATGTGCTGCGCGGCAAGGGGGCCTGGGTAAGCCCGGGCGGCCTCACCCGGGTGGCCCTGCGCCGCGGCTCCCTGGTGGTCAACTCTTCCCAAGGTGGCGGCTGCAAGGACACCTGGATCGTGAGTGAACAACCATGCTGA
- the urtC gene encoding urea ABC transporter permease subunit UrtC, translating to MFKASTLPRWALLLIWVLIFAAIFAAPSVLPVFRLNLLGRFLSLAIVALGIDLIWGFTGLLSLGQGIFFAIGGYAAAMYLQLTSSAKEINGIPEFFGLYGVQELPAFWQPFYSPIFTLVAIWLLPALLAGFLGNLVFRNRIKGVYFSILTQASLLVFFNFFNGQQKLINGTNGLKTDVSELFGQMVGSANMQKSFFWLTCFLVILTWFLLRWVVRGRFGDVLIAIRDDEPRLRFTGFNPTLFKTIVFAMAGGLAGIGGALYTVQSGIVSPQYMTIPFSIEMVIWVAVGGRGTLLGAILGAVFINYAKSLVSEAFPETWLFIQGGLFIVVVCALPEGVIGWLQNGGVRNLFTRFGWSTPIATYPKLQNSGIDEVQP from the coding sequence ATCTTCAAAGCATCTACGCTTCCCCGTTGGGCGCTCTTGCTGATATGGGTTCTGATATTTGCAGCCATCTTTGCGGCACCGTCGGTCCTTCCTGTATTTCGCTTAAATTTACTTGGTAGATTTTTATCTCTGGCTATTGTTGCCTTAGGGATTGATCTGATATGGGGCTTTACTGGCTTGCTGAGTTTGGGACAGGGAATCTTCTTTGCCATAGGTGGTTATGCTGCTGCCATGTATTTGCAACTTACAAGTTCGGCAAAAGAAATAAATGGAATTCCTGAATTTTTTGGCTTGTATGGAGTGCAAGAGCTTCCTGCCTTCTGGCAACCATTTTATTCTCCTATATTTACACTAGTTGCTATATGGTTGCTTCCGGCCTTATTGGCGGGCTTTCTTGGAAATCTTGTTTTTCGAAATCGAATAAAAGGTGTTTATTTTTCCATTCTTACCCAGGCTTCTCTTCTTGTATTCTTTAACTTTTTTAATGGCCAACAAAAACTTATAAATGGTACCAATGGTCTTAAGACTGATGTAAGTGAGCTATTCGGTCAAATGGTTGGCTCTGCAAATATGCAGAAATCATTTTTTTGGTTAACTTGTTTTCTTGTGATTCTTACCTGGTTTTTATTGCGCTGGGTGGTGAGAGGGAGATTTGGAGACGTTTTAATAGCAATAAGGGACGATGAACCACGACTACGCTTTACGGGATTTAATCCCACCCTATTTAAAACGATAGTGTTTGCAATGGCGGGAGGCTTGGCTGGTATTGGGGGAGCTTTATATACCGTTCAATCCGGTATCGTGTCTCCCCAGTATATGACTATACCTTTCTCCATTGAAATGGTTATTTGGGTTGCTGTCGGGGGTAGGGGTACTTTGCTTGGAGCGATTCTTGGCGCTGTATTTATTAACTATGCAAAAAGCTTGGTAAGTGAAGCTTTCCCTGAAACATGGCTATTTATTCAGGGAGGCTTGTTTATTGTTGTGGTTTGTGCATTGCCTGAAGGCGTTATAGGCTGGCTTCAGAATGGTGGAGTCCGCAATCTGTTTACTCGCTTTGGCTGGTCTACTCCCATAGCAACTTATCCAAAACTCCAAAACTCGGGGATCGATGAGGTTCAGCCATGA
- a CDS encoding urease accessory protein UreF, producing the protein MTTSRLRLFQLISPALPVGAFSYSEGLEVLVQRGLLLDGAGVRAWLEAELQRGTLVLEAASLPGLLLAEVAELRERDSWLLALREAAEVRAQQRQMGASLLGLLADLGFNPPALNLAWPAAFALAGRALGVAATELVEAYLYGWVANQLSAALRLVPLGPTEAQRLQLGLAPLIAERALELAAADPDQLWSGGVGAGLAQLRHAELYSRLFRS; encoded by the coding sequence ATGACCACTAGCCGGTTGCGCTTGTTTCAGCTGATTAGCCCAGCGCTGCCGGTGGGGGCCTTCAGTTATTCGGAGGGCTTGGAGGTGCTGGTGCAGCGCGGGCTTTTGCTGGACGGGGCTGGGGTCAGGGCCTGGCTTGAGGCTGAGTTGCAGCGCGGCACCTTGGTGCTGGAGGCTGCCAGTTTGCCGGGCTTGCTGCTGGCTGAGGTGGCCGAATTGCGCGAGCGCGACAGCTGGTTGCTGGCCCTGCGGGAGGCGGCCGAGGTGCGCGCCCAGCAGCGCCAGATGGGCGCTTCGCTGCTGGGGCTGCTGGCCGATCTGGGCTTCAATCCGCCCGCCTTGAACCTGGCCTGGCCGGCAGCCTTTGCCCTGGCGGGCCGCGCCCTGGGGGTTGCCGCCACCGAGCTGGTGGAGGCCTACCTGTATGGCTGGGTGGCAAACCAGCTCAGTGCGGCCTTGCGGCTGGTGCCCCTTGGACCCACCGAGGCCCAGCGCCTACAGCTGGGCCTGGCGCCTTTGATTGCCGAGAGGGCCCTGGAACTGGCGGCTGCCGATCCAGATCAGCTCTGGAGCGGTGGTGTGGGAGCGGGTCTGGCCCAGTTGCGCCACGCCGAGCTGTACTCCAGGCTGTTTCGCAGCTGA
- a CDS encoding urease accessory protein UreD, producing MNHPNTIAAGRWHGAAELEFTARQGSPGEPPATVHQGWATSPLKLQRAYPQAGGRCELPLLHTAGGLVGGDQLTVRAHLAPASQALLTSVAAQKVYGTVGRSRLVPQGQWARQSLHFSLEAGSDLEWLPQELVLFAGGLLEQNLTVELAPGASWLGMDVVRLGRSAAGETLGQGCWRSRLQVCRRGPEGRRWELVDPLEISGASLATEHGMAGQPVLGSLVWAAPQPLGAAALAQLLADCRSDRQGLEGDLACGALDQGLIARYRGPSSQAARFWFTRVWARIRAARGLSAPELPRVWPFQEHPLGSG from the coding sequence GTGAATCATCCCAACACCATTGCGGCAGGCCGCTGGCACGGCGCCGCTGAGCTGGAGTTCACGGCCCGGCAGGGCAGTCCGGGGGAGCCGCCTGCAACTGTGCATCAGGGCTGGGCTACATCCCCTCTGAAATTGCAACGGGCCTACCCCCAGGCTGGTGGCCGCTGCGAATTGCCCCTCCTGCACACCGCCGGCGGCCTGGTGGGAGGCGACCAACTCACGGTGCGGGCCCACCTTGCCCCTGCCAGCCAGGCCCTACTGACCAGCGTGGCGGCCCAGAAGGTGTATGGCACGGTGGGGCGCTCCCGCTTGGTGCCGCAGGGCCAGTGGGCCCGCCAGAGTCTGCACTTCAGCCTTGAAGCAGGCAGCGACCTGGAATGGCTGCCCCAGGAGCTGGTGCTGTTTGCCGGCGGGCTGCTGGAGCAGAACCTCACGGTGGAGCTGGCACCAGGAGCCAGCTGGCTGGGCATGGACGTCGTACGGCTAGGCCGCAGCGCCGCCGGCGAAACCCTGGGCCAGGGCTGCTGGCGCTCACGGCTGCAGGTTTGTCGCCGCGGCCCCGAAGGTCGCCGCTGGGAGCTGGTGGATCCCCTGGAAATCAGCGGCGCCAGCCTCGCAACTGAGCACGGCATGGCGGGCCAACCGGTACTGGGATCGCTGGTGTGGGCAGCGCCGCAGCCCCTGGGGGCCGCTGCCCTAGCCCAGCTGCTGGCCGACTGCCGCAGCGACCGCCAGGGTCTGGAGGGCGACCTGGCCTGCGGAGCCCTAGACCAGGGCCTGATCGCCCGCTACCGCGGCCCTTCCAGTCAGGCGGCCCGGTTTTGGTTCACCAGGGTATGGGCCCGGATCCGGGCCGCACGCGGCCTCAGCGCCCCAGAACTGCCGCGGGTATGGCCCTTCCAGGAACATCCCTTGGGTTCAGGCTGA
- a CDS encoding urease subunit beta, with product MPPLIPGELLPEPGEIVLNAGRPVTTLLVANSGDRPVQVGSHFHFHEANSALKFDRDAARGLRLDIPAGTAVRFEPGDSREVQLVPFAGERRVFGFNGLVNGPLD from the coding sequence ATGCCCCCCCTGATCCCTGGTGAACTACTGCCCGAACCCGGCGAGATCGTGCTGAACGCCGGCCGGCCCGTGACAACGCTGCTGGTGGCCAACAGCGGCGACCGGCCCGTGCAGGTGGGCTCCCACTTCCATTTCCACGAGGCCAACAGCGCGCTCAAATTTGACCGCGACGCCGCCCGCGGCCTGCGGCTCGACATCCCCGCCGGCACGGCTGTCCGCTTTGAGCCCGGCGACAGCCGCGAAGTGCAGCTGGTGCCCTTCGCCGGCGAGCGCCGCGTTTTCGGCTTCAACGGCCTGGTCAACGGACCGCTCGATTAA
- the ureG gene encoding urease accessory protein UreG yields the protein MSKLRVGVAGPVGSGKTALVEALCRRLRDRLQLAVVTNDIYTQEDAQFLTRVGALEPERIRGVETGGCPHTAIREDCSINRAAVAELEAAFPDLDLVLVESGGDNLAASFSPELVDLCIYVIDVAAGDKIPRKGGPGITRSDLLVINKIDLAPMVGASLEVMAADTERMRQGRPWCFTNIRNGQGVDVVEAFLLQQLPS from the coding sequence ATGAGCAAGCTGCGGGTGGGCGTAGCTGGGCCGGTGGGCTCGGGCAAAACGGCTTTAGTGGAAGCCCTGTGCCGGCGGCTGCGCGATCGCCTGCAGCTGGCGGTTGTGACCAACGACATCTACACCCAGGAGGACGCCCAGTTCCTCACGCGAGTTGGGGCCCTAGAGCCCGAACGCATCCGCGGCGTCGAAACCGGCGGCTGCCCCCACACCGCCATCCGCGAGGACTGCTCGATCAACCGGGCGGCGGTGGCAGAGCTGGAGGCGGCCTTCCCTGATCTGGATCTGGTGCTGGTGGAGAGCGGCGGCGACAACCTGGCTGCCAGCTTCAGCCCGGAATTGGTGGATCTCTGCATCTACGTGATCGATGTCGCCGCTGGCGACAAGATCCCCCGCAAGGGCGGCCCGGGGATCACCCGCTCCGACCTGCTGGTGATTAACAAGATCGATCTGGCCCCGATGGTGGGAGCAAGCCTTGAGGTGATGGCAGCGGATACCGAGCGCATGCGTCAGGGGCGCCCATGGTGTTTCACCAACATCCGAAATGGCCAAGGAGTTGATGTTGTTGAAGCATTTTTGTTGCAACAGCTACCAAGCTGA
- a CDS encoding PilZ domain-containing protein — protein MPSHLPNPAGDASRGPGVSWAEPFGKGPGGNEAQTILTGDEYPEILGPDDGQRCFERFLALPCPPLLIQLPSPGCEARTQWFYADILDISLGGLCLFITGNHDLQVGQALLVDFHVHRTADLHQVAGFLRWFVRSSTFTTMGMGFSEPLAQLPQLLPEQRNSPRDPKTVAD, from the coding sequence ATGCCCAGCCATCTCCCAAATCCTGCTGGCGATGCCTCCAGAGGGCCTGGTGTCTCCTGGGCAGAACCCTTCGGTAAAGGTCCAGGGGGCAATGAGGCACAAACAATCCTTACTGGGGATGAATACCCAGAAATTCTGGGTCCCGACGACGGTCAGCGCTGCTTTGAAAGGTTCCTGGCGCTTCCCTGTCCTCCTTTGCTGATTCAGCTGCCCAGCCCAGGCTGTGAAGCTCGCACCCAGTGGTTTTATGCCGACATCCTCGACATCAGTCTCGGTGGCTTGTGCCTGTTTATCACCGGAAACCATGATTTACAGGTAGGTCAAGCATTGCTGGTTGATTTCCATGTGCATCGGACCGCCGACTTGCATCAGGTGGCGGGTTTTCTGCGTTGGTTTGTTCGCTCCAGCACCTTTACCACCATGGGGATGGGCTTCAGCGAACCCCTGGCCCAGCTTCCCCAGCTGCTGCCGGAGCAGCGCAATAGCCCGCGTGACCCCAAAACGGTGGCTGATTAG
- the ureE gene encoding urease accessory protein UreE: MASSEPADRPLVLRERGLAASPGGVPALVLALSAAERTQLRGLRCTVCGRQVLLQLPRGSALEPGEWLAATVAEPLVQVRAAAEELLQVRSADPLALLQAAYHLGNRHVAMEIRAGELRLLADSVLAHLLEHRGLQVDQLQAPFQPESGAYGPIHGHSHSHDH; the protein is encoded by the coding sequence ATGGCCAGCTCCGAGCCTGCTGACCGGCCTTTGGTGCTGCGTGAGCGCGGGCTGGCCGCCAGCCCGGGGGGTGTTCCTGCCTTGGTGCTTGCCCTTTCGGCGGCGGAGCGCACCCAGCTGCGGGGGTTGCGTTGCACTGTCTGTGGCAGGCAGGTGCTGCTGCAGCTGCCCCGGGGCTCAGCCCTGGAACCCGGTGAGTGGCTGGCCGCCACGGTTGCCGAACCGCTGGTGCAGGTGCGGGCGGCGGCGGAGGAGCTGTTGCAGGTGCGCAGCGCCGATCCCCTGGCCCTGCTCCAGGCCGCCTATCACCTTGGCAATCGCCACGTGGCCATGGAGATCAGGGCTGGTGAATTGCGCCTGCTCGCCGATTCCGTGCTGGCCCACCTGCTGGAGCATCGCGGTCTGCAGGTGGATCAGCTGCAGGCTCCCTTTCAGCCCGAGTCCGGTGCCTACGGCCCCATCCACGGCCACAGCCACAGCCATGACCACTAG
- the urtA gene encoding urea ABC transporter substrate-binding protein — MLPIQIRRVASGTAFSLVAFSLASCGSGDQAVKYDDTVKVGILHSLTGTMAISESTLVDTEKMAIDEINAAGGVTVDGKKYKIEYIVEDGASDWPTFAEKSKKLIDQDKVPVVFGGWTSASRKAMLPVYESKDAFLYYPIQYEGQECSNNIFYTGATPNQQSEPATEFMFKKSPAAGKPFFLVGSDYVFPRTSNTITKSQVAQLGGKVVGEDYLPLGNTEVAPIIAKIKKALPDGGVIINTLNGDQNVAFFKQIQDAGITPAKGYYVMNYSIAEEEISTIGSEFLEGHYGAWNYMMSIDTPASKKFASDFQAKYGADRKVADPQESAYNMVYLWKAAVEKANSFDNDKVRKALVGIEFAGPQGPVKVMPNHHLSQTVRIGQITADGQFKILEESDGPVAPQAWNQIHPDSKGYSCDWTDPNKGGKYKL, encoded by the coding sequence ATGCTCCCGATTCAAATTCGCCGCGTTGCCAGTGGCACAGCTTTTTCTCTTGTTGCTTTTTCATTAGCCTCCTGCGGCTCTGGTGATCAAGCCGTCAAGTATGACGACACTGTGAAGGTAGGGATCTTGCATTCCCTAACTGGCACCATGGCAATTTCGGAATCCACACTAGTGGATACTGAGAAAATGGCCATTGATGAGATCAATGCAGCCGGGGGCGTTACGGTTGATGGTAAGAAGTACAAGATCGAGTACATCGTTGAAGACGGAGCTTCCGATTGGCCAACATTTGCTGAGAAATCTAAAAAATTAATCGATCAGGATAAGGTTCCTGTTGTTTTTGGTGGTTGGACTTCTGCTAGCCGTAAGGCAATGCTGCCTGTTTACGAGTCCAAGGATGCTTTCCTTTATTACCCTATTCAGTATGAGGGTCAGGAATGTTCAAACAATATCTTCTATACAGGAGCCACTCCCAATCAGCAGTCTGAGCCTGCAACAGAGTTCATGTTCAAGAAGTCGCCTGCCGCTGGCAAGCCCTTCTTCTTAGTGGGATCTGACTATGTGTTCCCCCGGACTTCAAACACGATCACAAAGTCCCAGGTTGCTCAGCTTGGTGGCAAGGTTGTAGGCGAAGACTACCTGCCTTTGGGTAATACTGAAGTTGCCCCTATTATTGCCAAAATAAAGAAAGCTCTTCCCGATGGCGGAGTCATTATCAATACGTTGAACGGCGACCAAAACGTCGCTTTCTTCAAGCAAATTCAGGATGCTGGTATCACACCAGCCAAGGGCTATTATGTGATGAACTATTCAATTGCTGAAGAAGAAATCAGCACTATTGGATCTGAGTTCTTAGAGGGCCATTACGGCGCTTGGAACTATATGATGTCCATTGATACACCAGCTTCTAAGAAGTTTGCGTCAGATTTCCAGGCCAAATATGGAGCTGATCGCAAGGTCGCTGACCCTCAAGAGTCGGCGTACAACATGGTTTATCTCTGGAAGGCTGCAGTTGAAAAGGCTAATAGCTTTGACAACGACAAGGTTCGTAAAGCCTTGGTAGGCATAGAATTTGCTGGGCCCCAGGGACCTGTAAAGGTAATGCCTAACCATCACTTGTCACAAACTGTCCGTATTGGTCAGATAACTGCAGACGGCCAGTTCAAGATCCTGGAGGAAAGTGATGGTCCCGTTGCTCCTCAGGCCTGGAACCAGATTCACCCAGACTCCAAGGGTTACTCCTGCGACTGGACTGATCCTAATAAAGGCGGTAAGTACAAGCTCTGA
- a CDS encoding ABC transporter permease subunit, giving the protein MELLFESLFNGVAIGSVLMVAALGLAIVFGLMGVINLAHGELIMLGAYTTYVVQLIFKLPALQSIYWAYILVAIPLAFVVSGVVGILLERTVIRRLYGNPLETLLATWGVSLILQQFVRSVPLAYAAGFIFALLVGFSFPFLLPKKLLEGPSAKLLKATGWFVSAIAGILLAGGLATQINTISRANSRNVDVTAPRWMRGGIEWMNLTFPVPRLVIIAMTILAVLAVFWFLNRSVWGMRIRAVTQNRSMSDCLGIPTDTVDVLTFGIGSGLAGVAGVAVSLLGSVGPNVGSSYIVGCFMVVVLGGVGNLFGTILASFSIGLLTDLIGAGRLLSLWPNMPSPLAVTVDFFATTSMAQVMIFALIVIFLQFRPGGLFPLKGRTVEA; this is encoded by the coding sequence GTGGAACTTCTTTTTGAAAGTTTATTCAATGGAGTGGCTATCGGCTCAGTGCTGATGGTTGCCGCGCTTGGCTTGGCTATCGTATTTGGCCTTATGGGTGTAATAAACCTAGCCCATGGCGAACTAATCATGCTTGGTGCTTACACCACTTATGTGGTACAGCTAATCTTTAAGCTACCAGCACTGCAATCAATTTACTGGGCATATATTTTAGTAGCCATACCTTTGGCGTTTGTTGTTAGTGGTGTTGTGGGTATTCTTCTCGAGCGCACGGTGATCCGGCGCCTTTACGGCAATCCTTTGGAGACTCTCCTGGCGACTTGGGGCGTAAGTTTGATTTTACAACAGTTCGTACGAAGTGTGCCATTAGCTTATGCTGCTGGCTTTATCTTTGCATTACTTGTAGGGTTTAGTTTCCCATTTTTGCTTCCCAAGAAACTATTAGAGGGCCCGTCTGCTAAGTTACTTAAGGCTACGGGTTGGTTTGTGTCTGCAATCGCGGGCATTCTGCTAGCGGGAGGCTTGGCCACTCAAATTAATACTATTTCCCGCGCCAATTCACGCAATGTTGATGTAACTGCTCCAAGATGGATGCGCGGCGGGATTGAGTGGATGAATCTTACTTTCCCAGTTCCTAGATTGGTCATTATTGCCATGACAATCTTAGCTGTGTTAGCCGTATTTTGGTTTTTAAATCGCAGTGTATGGGGCATGCGTATTAGGGCTGTGACTCAAAATAGGTCCATGAGTGATTGTCTTGGAATTCCAACTGATACAGTTGATGTTCTTACATTTGGTATCGGATCTGGTTTGGCTGGAGTCGCTGGAGTGGCTGTGTCCTTGCTGGGCTCAGTTGGGCCAAATGTTGGTAGTTCTTATATAGTTGGCTGTTTTATGGTAGTTGTTCTGGGCGGGGTAGGTAATTTATTTGGAACTATATTAGCCTCCTTTTCAATTGGATTGCTAACAGATCTAATTGGCGCCGGCCGACTCCTGTCTTTATGGCCCAATATGCCAAGTCCTTTAGCAGTTACTGTGGATTTCTTTGCTACAACTAGCATGGCTCAGGTAATGATATTTGCATTGATCGTTATCTTTCTGCAATTTCGTCCTGGTGGGCTATTCCCACTTAAGGGTCGCACTGTGGAGGCTTAA